A stretch of DNA from Polyangia bacterium:
CGGCGCATTTAAAGAGGACAAGAAATGGCCAAAGAAAAATTCGTTCGGAACAAACCGCACCTGAACATCGGGACGATCGGACACGTCGACCACGGGAAGACGACGCTGACGGCGGCGATCACCAAGGTGCTGGCGAAGAAGGGCGGGGCGAAGTTCCTGGCGTAC
This window harbors:
- a CDS encoding GTP-binding protein, which encodes MAKEKFVRNKPHLNIGTIGHVDHGKTTLTAAITKVLAKKGGAKFLAY